The following DNA comes from Rhodothermales bacterium.
GCGCCGGCGCCGGCGCGGCAATAAGGATGAGAAGCGCGGCGGTTAACGCGGCATAGGAGGGGATGCGAGCTACCATGACCGGAAGGGAGTGGTTGGAAACGGGTAAAAGGAACGCATGGAATATCGGACCTGATACGGACGTCGCCCGATTTCGTTGCCGGGGTCACACACCGCCGATAGCGTCGACGATCATCAACAGCGCGGCGCCGGCGGTGCCGCCCGAAAGCAAGAGGGACCAGTCGCGCTGCGCCAGCCCGACCCATCGCACCATGGCCGTGGAAATCAGGAGGACGACGGCCAGGATCAGGATCTGGCCCAGCTCGAGCCCGAGGTTAAAGGCGAACAGCGGCCCCACAATGCTCTCTTCGCCACCCAGCATGGCGCGCAGGAAGTTGGAGAATCCCATCCCATGAATGAGCCCAAAACCCAGCGCCAGGCCATACTTTGCATATTCGCTCCGTCGTTCGGCCAGGCGGCCGTGTTGTCCTCGAAGCTCCAGCACGATGTTGACGAGGCTGGTGACAACGATCGTGATCGGGATGAGGAACTCGACGAGCTCTCCGTTGATCGTGATCAGGTCCAATGTCGCCAGCGCGAGGGTGACGCTATGGCCCAGCGTGAATGCGGTGACGAGCCAGAGGAGGTGTTTCCACTGGTTGAACTGGTAGACGGCGCACAGGGCCGTGATGAACAACATGTGGTCGTACCCTTTCAGGTCCGAGATGTGTTCGATACCGAGGCGCAGAAACAGGGTGAAGGAGGATTCCATGAGCGAGGTTCAAGGACTGGGTGCGCCGGCTCCGTTTTCTTCAACCATGGCACTGGCGATTCGCCGGGAAAAATAATACACGCTTTTGAGATACTGGGTGATATCGGTTTCGATGCGATAATGCGTCATCCGGTCGGATGCGTCGGCCGTGAGCCGGCCGACCAGGTGCTGCTCGATCCCGTCCACCAGCCGGTTGATCTCTTTGCTAGCCTCCAGGACCTGGCGTGCAAGGTTCGGGTCCGATGTGTCGAGCGCTTCCAGGGACCGGGCAAGCGTCTCGCAGACACGGCCGTGCAGGACGGCGAGCACGGCTTCGGTGGAATCGCTGACACGCACGCCGGCGTCGATGCGCTTGCGGCCGGCGGCGACGATGTTGGTCTCGACCAGGTCTCCGATGCCTTCCAGGTTATTGGCGGCGGTCATGTAGTCGTACAAGGCCTCGGTTTCCGGCTGGAGCAGGCGTTTCTTGCTCAAGCTCCCGAGGTAGGTGACGATGGCTTCGTGGAGCGTATCGATCTCGTCGTCGCGCCGGGCGAGGGCCTCCAGGGCGGCCCGGTCGCCCCGGAGGACGACCGGCAGAGCGCGCTCGACCATGTCATGCGCGCGTTCACCCATTCGGCGCAGCTCCATGCGGGCCCGGTCCAATGCGAGAACCGGCGTGGAGAGCAGCATGTCATCCAGATACCTTGGTTTCACGCCCGCGCCGCTTGCCACCTTTTCGGGGACGATCCACCGGATCAACCGGGCGGAAGGCCCGGTGAGCCCGATAAACAGCAGCGTGTTGGCGATATTAAAAAGGGTGTGGGCGTTGGCGATCTGGCGCGGAGTGTCGGCGGCAAGGCGGGCGAGGCCGACAAGGTCTGGCGACGCCGGTGAGATCGCGCGCACGACCCCGGCCAGGGGATCGATCAGGCCGATCCATACCGCCACGCCCGCCATGTTGAACAGGGTGTGCACGGCGGCGGCCTGGAGCGCCACGCGCGGCTTGCCCGTGGCGGCGAGGAAGGCGGTGGCGCACGTGCCGATATTGGCGCCGAAGGCGAGCGCGATACCGGCTTCCAGCGTGATGAGGCCCTGGCTGGCCAGGACGATGATGACACCCGTCGTGGCCGACGAACTCTGTACCAGGGCGGTGAACGACGCGCTGGCCGCGATCCCCAATAGCGGGTGGCTCATTCGCTGCATCACCTCGACGAACGGGGCGAAGGCGGTCAGCGGTCGGGTGGCCTCGCTCATCAGATCCATCCCGAAAAACACTAGCCCGAGGCCAAGCAGCACGCGGCCATAGCCCTGCCACCGCTCGTTTTTACTCGCGAACAACATCCCGAACCCGGCCGCGATCAGCACCAGCGCGTAGGCCGTCACCTTGAACGCGACGAGTTGCGCGGTGATGGTCGTGCCGATGTTGGCGCCCATGATGACGCCGATCGACTGGCTGAGCGACATCAGCCCGGCCGAGATGAAGCCGATGAGCAGGACGGTGGTTATGGAGGACGACTGGACGACGGCGGTGACGACGGCGCCGGCGAATACGGCTTTGAATCGGTTGGCCGTGACTCGCCCGAGCATCGCCTTCAGCCGCCCGCCCGCAAGGCTCTTGAGCGAGGCGGTCATCAGGTCCATCCCAAACAAGAACAGCGCGAGCCCACCCGCCAGGCCGGTGATCAGAGGGAACAGGTCCAGGTTGGATTGAAGGGGCATCGGAGTTCTCCCTGCGGGGAGTTCAGGCGGCGGCTGGTCCCTTCGCGATGGCCTCGCGGTAGACCGGCACCACCTCGTCCTGGTTCGTCGCACAGACCGAGAGGTCGCGCAAGAGCCCGTCCGTGAGCCGATAGATCCATCCGTGGATGGATAGGGGCTGCTGCCGTTCCCAGGCTTCCTGGACGACGGTCGTCTGACAGACGTTGAGCATCTGCTCGATCACGTTCAGCTCACATAGACGGTCGAATCGGGCGCTGTCATCCGGGATGTCAGCGAGTAACCGTTCGTGTTTATACACCACGTCCTGGATGTGGCGCAGCCAGTTATCGATCAGCCCGAGCCGGCGGTTGTCCATCGCTGCCCGCACGCCGCCGCAGCCGTAATGCCCACACACGATGATGTGTTTCACCTTGAGCACATCGACGGCGTACTGCATCACCGAGAGGCAGTTCAGATCCGTGTGGATCACCATATTGGCGATGTTGCGGTGGACGAACAGTTCGCCCGGGAGGAGGTCGACAATCTGGTTTGCCGGCACCCGGCTGTCCGCGCAGCCGATCCACAGGTGCTGGGGCGATTGCTGGCGAGACAACTTGTCGAAGAACTCGGGGTCGTTTTCGCGGATGGTCTTCGCCCAATTCCGGTTGTTGTCGAAGAGCGGTTTGAGCGTGCGCATAACAGGTTGGGGGGATGGATGGGAAGAGCGTAATCTAGGACTCGGCACGGGGATCGACAAGGAGCCCCGGCGCCCTATAACGCTAACTGGAACTGTAGCACGGCCAGATGCTCTGATCCCCCGCGGCCGGCCGGGGCGCCGTGCATATACGCCAGTGTAAGACGCTCCCGGTTGAACGGCAGGCCGCGACGCGCGCTGGAACTCAGGTTCAGGCTCACGAGGGTGTAGGTGTCGGCGGCGAGGTCGGAGTCGGCCGCAAACCGTTCAATCCCGCCGGCTAGCTCGGCGCCCTCAATAAGGCGTACGGCCGCGGTCACTGCATACCCGAACGATCGTTGCTGCGGAGCGCGCCGGCTCGAGGCATACCGCATCCCGATCACCTCGCCCTTGAGCCGCACAGGCTGGCTGCCGGGGGTGGCACCCCAGTACACGTGGGCGGAGAACGACGTGAAGGTACGGCCCGGCCCATCGTCTTCCACGGCTGTGTTCGGGTTGCGCGAGCCGTTGTAGCCTGCGAAACCGCCCAATTCTAGCCCTTTGATGGCGTCAAGTTTGTAGTCCGCGAACCCGCTGATCGCCATGCCACGGCGATCGACGCCTCCGGTCGGCGACAGCCCCGTGATGCCCTCCCGGAAATTGCTGCGGAGCGTGGCGAACGACCCGTCGCCGTTGTGCAGGAAGGCCATGAGGCGTGTGTGGCCGTCGTCGTACAGAACATCCACCCCGAAGTCGCGAGCCGCACTGCCGATCCCCCCGCGTGCCCACCGCTCGCCAATGGCTCCGCGTTCGACGCCGTCGGTGACGGAGGAAGAGGTGAGCCCGTACCCCCGGGGTTGCGCACCAACCAGATAGCCGGCGCGGAGGCGCACGGTGGGCCCGAGCCAGTAAAACGCGAAGAAGTCGACCACTGAAGCGTTGCCCGAGGAAAAATCGGCAACGACTTGGATGCCGAGCTTCTGTCGATACGTCATCACCCCCCGGAGCCGGGCCCGGCGAAGCCCGAAGCCGGCGTGCTCGGTGCTGTCTCGGTCACTGGAGGCGTAGCTGTACCGTACCTGGACGGCCGTCGACCATTGAAACTGAAGATCGGCCGCCTCGCCCCCGTCCTGACTCCACACGGTTTTAACGGCGAAAAGGCTGAAGAAAAGGAAGAAGACGTATCGCCGGCGACAAGAAGGCGTCATCGTGACGTGTTATTAAATTGCTACCAAATTGTTAACGGGTGTCCGAGACAACGATGAAACGGTCGGGACGTTTCCCCGGCGCGGATTGCGTCCTTCTCCGCCGTTAACGACCTTATCTGCATGGAAATGCTCGTCGACTACTTCACCCACATGCCCACGACCCACCGGACACTCTTCCTGGTGGGTGGCCTCACGCTGTTCTGGCTTATTGAAAGCGCCATCCCGCTGTTCGCCTTCCGGTACGACAAGTGGCGCCACGCCGGCGTCAACATCTTCTTTACCCTCACCACCGTTGTCGTCAACTTCTCCATGGCGTTCCTCCTCGTGATGGCCTCGGATTGGGTGGTGGCACACGAATTCGGCATTATCCAGTGGATCACAATGCCGCTCTGGCTATTCGCTCTGGTGGGGTTGTTGTTGCTGGACCTGATTGGGGCGTGGCTCGTCCACTATGTCGAGCACCGGGTGAAGTGGATGTGGCGCTTCCACCTCGTGCACCACACGGATCAACACGTCGACACCACCACCGCCAACCGCCATCACCCCGGCGAAAGCGTCTTCCGGTTTGGATTCACTACCCTGGCGGTGTTTATCGTCGGCGCACCCATGTGGATGGTGTTTCTGTACCAGACGATGTCCGTCGTCCTGACCCAGTTCAACCACGCGAACGTCCGGATGCCGGCCTGGCTGGATGACGCGCTCGTGACGGTCTTCTGCACCCCGGACATGCACCGCGTCCACCACCACTACCGAATGCCCTATACCGACGCGAACTTCGGCAACATCTTCAGCTTCTGGGATCGCCTGTTCGGGACGTTCATGAAGGCGGACAACCAGCGGCTGGTTTACGGCGTCGACACCCACATGGCCGAGCCGGAGGCCGGCGGAGTCGGGACGATGCTTAAGATCCCGTTTTTGCCGTACCGACCGAGGAAGGAGTATGAGGAAGAAGAAAGGCTGGGATAAGGGAAAAGGGAAAAGTTAAAAGGTAAAACAGGAAAAGGCAAAACAGAAAAAGGCAAAAGGCAAAAGGCAAAAGGGAAAACAGGAATAGGCAAAAGATAGACGAAGGGGCAATGATCTCTTTTTACCTTTTGCCTTTTGCCTTTTACCTTTTACCTTTTACCTTCACAACCCCAGTTTCCAAAACACCTTTCCCTCATCCAAGGCGTCGTGCATGCGGGGGCGGTCGGGGGGGTTGGGGTTGTGGCGCATGAGGGCCTGGATGTCGTAGAGGAGCGCTTCGGCCTGGGCGTAGTAGGAGTGGCCCAGGAGGTCGACGTCGAAGTCCGGCACGGCGATGGTATCGATCCCGGGGGCGATGGTGTAGGGGCGGAAGTAGCCGGCGCGCGGGGCCTCATGGAGTTTGCCCGACAGGAACACGGGGAGGTCGCCGTTCGACGCATAAAGCGTCGTCCGGCCGGCGTGTTGGGGGTAAAGGTGCGCCATCTGGAGGAAGAGGTCGCGGTCGACATCCGGTGCGGCGAGGAAGATTTGATCGAACCAGACCTTGCCGCGGATCTCGGCGTTGCCGGCGATGCGCTGGAGCGACCGCAGCAATCCCCGGTTACCCATGCTGTGGGCGATCAGGTGGATCTTCGCCCCCTGGCACTGCGCGGCGAAGTCAACGAGGAATTCCGTAATAGCCTGTTCGCTCGCTTCGATGCTGGCTTCGTCGGCCTTGTAGCGGTGGACGTCGCCCTTGGATGGCCAGCTGAAAAACGCCGTCGGGCCCGGTACTTTCAGATCGTAGCCGATCTGAGCGGATCGGATGGCGGCTTCCTCGAATGTGACGTTGAAGCCGTGGATGAAGAGCAGGGCATGGGGCTGGTTGCCGGCGTCGAAAGCGGCCTGCAGGGCGGCGTGGATCTCCTGGAAACAGGCATCGTGCTCCAGGTCCACGATCTTCTGGACCCGCAGGCGGTCGTCGCGGAGGTCGAACCGCAGCAGTCGTTTCCAGAAACTCGTCCCTATCTCCCCGAACCGATGCGCCTCCGGGATACGCACATCCACCCGCCCGTATAGCGTTTTATAGTAGCGCTCGCCCGAAAAACCGCCGCCAGAATCATTACCCCCTTCCGCCGGCTTGCGGTTAGTACCGTACCACACGGGATAGATGATGCCCTGGTCCGGTACGTGGGGACCGTCGGCGCCGGATCCGGCGGGCGGTTCTCCCATTTTTTTGATCTCCTCTTTCTCGATGTCCGGGGGCGGCCCGAGGGCGGCGCCGGTTTCACCGCCGCGCGAGGGGGCGGGTGGCGGGAGAGCTGATTCGTAATCGGATACCCCCATCAGCCGGTCGGCAAGCCACAAAATGTCCGACGCGTCACCCAGGAGCATATGCAGCGCCCGTTCAAAGAGCGGTGGCAGGGGAAATCGTTTGGGGGGATCGATAACGAGGAAGGCGTGGCGGACGAGCTCCACGGCGTCCTTCAGCGCGAGGTCCGACGCCAGGCGCGCGGAGACGGTCGGAGACCAGACGATGAGCAGCCAATCGATGTCTTCCGGCCGAACAGAGGCGGCATCGATTTCCGGGTCGGTGATACCCTGAACGGATGAAATTCCGGCGTTCCTCAGGCCGGCGAGGAGGTTCTGAATCCCGCGCAGATGCGCCCTGGATTCGACGGCGTAATAAACGAGGACGCGTGGCAAGGATGAGTCGGGCATACCTCGGTCGCTGGCGATGTGTGAGAGGAGTACAACCTACGTATTCGCTACAGGGAGGTCAAGCTCATGAAAATGACACGAGATGTCCACGGGGCGACATTTTTTGAGTGAGCCTTTTCATTCCTGCTGCCGGCCTGTATCATGAAGTCAACATGCACTCCCCCCAACCGCCCCATGAAATCACGCAGATCCTTTATGAAACGCGCCGGCGCCTGGATGTCCGCGCTGGGAGTTGGAACCGTGGCGGTCTCCGCCGGGCCGGCCGATGAGCGGCCTCGCGCCGGCGAGGTCATCACACACGACGACATCCCGCTGTTCTCGTCGACGAAGGCGTTCGGCAACCTGCTTTTTGTCTCGGGCATTGGCGCCCACTTCGAGGGCGACATCAAGGCGCACACCGACCACGTGCTCACCGAGATGAAAAAACGCCTCGAAGACGGCGGCTCGTCGATGGAAAAGGTGCTCAAGGTGAACGTGTACCTGCACGACCTGAGCGACTACACGGCAATGAACGAGGTCTTCCGCGGCCGTTTCGGCGAAAATCCGCCCGTCCGCACCACCGTCGCCTGTTACGGCGGCATCCCCGGCGACTCGCTCGTCGAGATCGACTGTATCGCGGCTCTAGACTGATCCCCATGCTCTCCCGACGCGCACTCCTCCAACTGGCCGCAACGACTCCAGTCCTCGGCCACCTCGCTGCCTATTTCGGGTTGACGAACGTCGCCGCGTCGCCGTTGGCGCGCGACTACTTCAAGGAGCTCGGCCTCCGCCCCTTCATCAATGCCGCCGGCACCTTCACGATGCTCACGGCGTCGCAGATGCCGGACGAGGTGACGCAGGCCATCCGGTACGCCTCCACCCGATACGTCCGCCTCGACGACATCCAGGACGCTGTCGGTGCGCGCATCGCCACGCTCCTCCGGTGCGAAGCCGCCACGGTGACGGCCGGCGCCGCCTCGGCCCTGACGCTCGGCACCGCCGGCGTGCTCACGGGCCTCGATGAAAAAAAGGCCGCTCAGTTGCCGGACGTGACGGGGATGAAGAGCGAAGTCATCCTCCAGCGCGCCCACTTCGTCGGCTATGTTCACGCCATCCGCAATTGCGGGATGTCGATGGTTTACGTGGACACCGCCGCCGAACTCGAAGCCGCCATCTCGGACCGTACGGCGTTGTTACTATTTATCAACGCGCTCAACGAAGAAGGCCAGGTGAAAGACGCCGAGTTTGTCGCCATCGGCAAACGACACGGCATCCCCACGTTCAACGACTGCGCGGCAGATGTCCCGCCGGTCGAGAACCTCTGGAAATACACGGAGATGGGGTTCGACCTCGTGGCGTTCTCGGGCGGCAAGGGAATCCGTGGTCCGCAGAGCGCCGGCCTGCTCCTGGGACGGAAGGATCTCATCGCCGCCGCACGCCTCAGCGCCCCGCCCCGGGGCGACACGGTCGGCCGAGGGATGAAGGTCAACAAGGAAGAGATCCTGGCGATGCTTGTCGCCCTCGAACTGTACCTCGAAAAAGACCACGACAGGGAACGCCGGCTGTGGGAGCGACAGGTCGAACTCATCGCCGGCCGCGCCCGGTCGGTCCCGGGGGTCGAGACCGAGATCCATGTGCCCCCCATCGCCAACCACGTGCCCTCGCTGCGGGTCTGGTGGGATGCCGCTCGGGTGCGCATCACCCCGCAGGCCGTGCGTGAAGCCCTGCGCGCTGGCGATCCGTCCATCGAAATGATGGGCAACGACGAACGGCTCGATATCACCACCTGGATGATGCGCCCCGGCGAGGAAAAGATCGTCGCCCGTCGGCTCGAGACCGTGCTGCGCGCGGCAACCACGTAACCTGGCCTAAACCGTGATGATACTTCGATTCCTGCTCCTGTGCCTGCTGGTCGCCCCGGCTGAAGCCCAGCGCCTCGACCTGCTCCTCAAAGGCGGGCGCGTCATCGACCCGCGCAACGGCATCGACGCCGTGCAGGATGTCGGCATCGCTGATGGCCTCATCGCTCAGGTGGCTCCGTCGATCCCCGCCGGCGACGCCGCGCGGGTGGTGGATGCCTCCGGCCTCATCGTCACGCCGGGCCTGATCGATCTCCATGCCCACCTCTTTTACGGCACCGAGGAAGACGCCTACCTCGGCAACGGCTTCTCCGCTCTGCCGCCCGACGGGTTTACGTTCCGGACGGGCGTCACCACGGCCGTCGACGCCGGCGGCGCCGGCTGGCGCACCTTCCGGCAGTTCCACGAACAGACCATCGCCCATTCGCAGACCCGTGTACTCGCGTTTATCAACATCGTCGGCGCCGGCATGAAGGGCGGGCCGACGGAGCAGAACACGGGCGACATGGACGCGAAGCTGACGGCCATGGAGATCGCCCGGTATCCGAACGAGATCGTGGGAGTGAAGCTGGCGCACTACGATGGGCCGGACTGGATGCCCGTCGACCGCGCCGTCGAAGCCGGCGCCCTGGCCGGCGTTCCCGTGATGATCGACTTCGGCCGCTCCGAACCGCCGCTCCCTCTCGAGGCGCTGTTCATGGAGCACCTCCGCCCCGGCGATATCTTCACCCACACGTACGGAAAGGTCGATCGCCGTGAGGGACTCGTGGAAAACGGCGTCCTCCGGCCGCTCGCCCTCTCAGCCCAGCAGCGCGGTATCGTGTTCGATGTCGGCCACGGCGGCGGCAGCTTTCTGTTCAGCCAGGCCGTGCCAGCGACCCGGGCCGGGTTCTGGCCGGCCACCCTCAGCACCGACCTCCACACGGGCAGCATGAACGGGGGGATGAAGACGATCGACAACGTGATGTCCAAATTTCTCGTGCTCGGGATGCCCCTGCCCGATGTGATCGCCGCATCCACCTGGAAGCCGGCGCAGGTCATCCACCGCGAAGAACTCGGCCACCTGAGCGTCGGCGCCGAGGCCGACGTGGCGGTGTTTCAGTTGGAAGAGGGTGTCTTTGGATACATCGACTCCGGCGGATTCCGGATGGATGGAGACGTCCGCCTCGTCACCGAAATGACCGTCCGCGCCGGCGAGGTCGTCTGGGATTTAAACGGCCGTTCCCACCCGGGGTGGTATGAATGACACCCCCCGTAGCCCGGGTTAGCGAAGCGTAACCCGGGACCCCCCAACGCGCCCCCAGGCCCGCGAAGCGTAACCCGGGTTAATGGCCACGGTGGCAGGAATGATTTTGCGTGTTGTTGCGTGCCCGCAACCCGGTTTCACGCAACCCGCACCGATTGCGCGTGCCGGAACACGTTCAACGGATCCAGCCGGCGTTTCACCCGTGTTAACGTCGGATAATTGTTCTTGTAGTAGAGGTGCGGCCAATCCACCAGATCCACGTCTGGATAGTTCACATAACACCCGTCATAAACCTCGTTAGGGGTGGGTTCGCCGCCGGCGTCGGCGTAGAGTTCCCGGTAGAACTCCCCCAGCCACTGGATGCAGGCCGCGTCGCGGGTGGGATCGCGCCAGCCGGCGATGAACTGGAGTTTCATGATGGCCTCGCGCTGCGAGGCGGCCGTATCGAAGGAGGCGCGCCGGTTGACGGCCCCGCCGTAGGAGCCGACGATGATCGTGAACCAGTCCGCCGGAAACGCCGGCTGTTCGACGAGGTAGCGGTAGAGGACGTCGATCTGCCGGTCCGGGAAGGTCTGTTTGTAGTAGGCCGACTTGTACTTCATCCGGTCCTCGCGGTTGGTCCCGCCGGCCTGGGAGGCCACCACCTGAAACCAGGGCGCCGAGGAGATGCAGGATGCTGCGCCCTCCTGCCGCTGGCAGTCGCCCGGCAGGTCGACCCGTGCCCGCATGTAGTCGAAGAACGCCTCGATCCGCTCCGGCTCGTCGCCGACATAGAGGGCGCCGACCCCGATTGTCTCGCCTGCGGTTCTGTGACCGAGGCCGAGCGAGGTATAGAGCCCGTCGAACGGACTGTCGGGTTGGTTGTGTTCGTCGAGGAAATCCCCGAAGGCGCGCAGGATCTGCCCGTAGTGCCGGCGGGTGAGGGTGGCCCACTCCCAGGAGAGGCCGGCCTGGTAGACCGTCGGAGGGGCCCCCGGGGGGTCCTTGAACCAGAAGCTCGTCACAATCCCGAAGTTGCCCCCGCCACCGCCCTGGTGGGCCCAGACCACCTCGCGGTCCGCCGGGTCGTCGAGGGAGTACTTTCGCGCGACAACCTGTCCGCGTTCGTCCACATGGACCAGTTCGATCGCCTGCAGATAGTCCACCGACAGCCCGTACGGCCGTGACCAGACCCCGAAACCTCCGCCCGTGATGTGGCCGCCGAGGCCGACAGAGAAGCAGGTGCCCAGCGGGAGGAAGACGCCCAGGGCATAAAGCTGCGTGTAGGCATCGCCGATGGTGCAGCCGGCGTCGACCCGGTAGGTGCCGTCCGTCTCGCGCCGGATGGTTTTGAGGGCCGAGACATCGATGAGGACGCCGCCCTGGTTGTCGCACACAAAGTTTTCGTAGCAGTGCCCGCCGCTGCGCACGGTGATCTTGCGGGAGGGCGTGCGGAGCCCGGCCTCGACGGCGTGGGCGACGCCTTCCGCGTCGGCGCAGAGGTGGAAGGCGCGGGGTGCGGCTTCGAATCGCGGGTTATTCCCGCGGACAAGGCCGGCGTAACGCGGGTCGCCGGGTGTGATGACGACGGTGGAGGAGGGCGCCGGCCGGGGCCGGGCCGGGAGGCATCCGGGGAGGAGCGCACCGGCTGCCAGGGCCTGGAGGATATCGCGTCGGGTGGGCATGGCATCGAAGGATGGGTGATGAGTAGATGCTAGCGCAGCCGGCGGGGAGATGCAATTGGGCGGCGGAGATTGTCATCCCGGACGTGATCCGGGGGCCAGCCGGATGGCTCATACTTCGGGTCCCCGGCTCGGTGGCCGGGGTGACATAACGTCGTTGGTCGGGTTAGCGCAGCGTAACCCGACATCGCTCGGGCCATGTACTTGACCTCGCGCCATCCGCCGACAGACCTTTCGGGTCTCGAAGACCCAAAAGTTCTCCTCGAAGCCGAAGTCGCGTATCGGCGCCATTGACGTTGGTTTTTGTATTACGCAAAAAGCCCCTGCAAGCCTTCCGGCCTACAGGGACTTCATCGGGTGGGCACTACTAGATTCGAACTAGTGACCCCCTGCTTGTAAGGCAGGTGCTCTAACCAGCTGAGCTAAGCGCCCGAATGGATGGCAAACTGAAAAGTGAAAAATGGAAAGTGAGGGGGAGTGTCCCTGGGGAATGTCTTTAATCTCTCCATGTGTAATCCTTTATCGAGCGGGAAACGGGACTCGAACCCGCGACCCTCAGCTTGGGAAGCTGATGCTCTACCAACTGAGCTACTCCCGCTATTCGACAGCCATGGTACGCGCTGCGCGCGAGGCAGTCAAGATCCCGGAACCGTCCGGGGCTGGGTGCAACGCCCGATGCCGGCACGCGTTCCTGGACGTTTAACGCGTCGAACGTTTAGACGGCGAGGGGAATCCTGCATTCCTGCTTCGAAGAACTTTTTTGGAACAGGAAAACTTCTGCCGGCTCCGTGCATTCAAGGCTGCTCTGTCCGTAAAACACCACACGCTCCATGAAACGTACTTACCAGCCCAGCCGGCGCAAACGCGCGAACAAGCACGGTTTTCGCGCCCGCATGGCCACGAAGAACGGCCGTAAGGTGCTCGCCGCTCGTCGCGCGAAAGGCCGCAAGCGGCTGACCGTTAGCGATACCATGGCCAGCAAGTAAGCCGGCCGCCGCGCCGATGACAGCTGAATCTGACGACCACCCGGACCGTTCGTACGCCTTATCGTCGTCCCAGCGGCTCAAGCGTCAGCGGCTCATCCGCCCTTTGTTCGATCGATCCAGGACAGATGTCGGCTCCGTGGCGCGCGGCTGTGTCCGGCTCATTCACCGCTTCCTGCCGCGCGAGGCGGCCGGTGCAGGTGTACCTGTACAGGTCGGCTTCGCCCCGGGTCGCCGCGCCCGCTCCGCCGTCGAACGCAACCACATCAAGCGGCGGCTGCGCGAAGTCTATCGCCACCATCAACACCTGCTCGTCGATGCCCTCACCCGGCGACCCGATGACATGCTCGTCCTGATGATCCTCTTCCGGGGCGATACCGACACCGCCGACACGTGTATCCCCTCGGACTTGCCCCGCGCGCTGGATCTGTTGGCCGGCAAAATTCAAACAGGCTTTTTTTCCGAATGAACCTTTCGAACCGTACCATCGGTAGAAAGCGCGTCGCACCCGCGAAACGGTGCTGAACGGCGGCCTGGAAGGCTGGCGCCCAACCCGCAAAGACGAGAAGCACTTTGGACCGCAATACGATCATTGGAACCGTTCTGATCACGCTGATTCTGATCGTCTGGTTTACCTTCCTCGCACCCCCGCCGCCGCCGCCGCGCACGGCCACCCCGACGGATTCGACCCTGGTTTTCGAACAGATCCCCGAAGATCCGGCCGACCTCCGAATGCCGGCCCCCGTCGTCGATCCTCTCCTACTCGCCGATTCCGCCGTCGCGGCCGCTCCCGAACGCCGCATTACGGTCGAAAA
Coding sequences within:
- a CDS encoding HupE/UreJ family protein — translated: MESSFTLFLRLGIEHISDLKGYDHMLFITALCAVYQFNQWKHLLWLVTAFTLGHSVTLALATLDLITINGELVEFLIPITIVVTSLVNIVLELRGQHGRLAERRSEYAKYGLALGFGLIHGMGFSNFLRAMLGGEESIVGPLFAFNLGLELGQILILAVVLLISTAMVRWVGLAQRDWSLLLSGGTAGAALLMIVDAIGGV
- a CDS encoding Na/Pi cotransporter family protein — translated: MPLQSNLDLFPLITGLAGGLALFLFGMDLMTASLKSLAGGRLKAMLGRVTANRFKAVFAGAVVTAVVQSSSITTVLLIGFISAGLMSLSQSIGVIMGANIGTTITAQLVAFKVTAYALVLIAAGFGMLFASKNERWQGYGRVLLGLGLVFFGMDLMSEATRPLTAFAPFVEVMQRMSHPLLGIAASASFTALVQSSSATTGVIIVLASQGLITLEAGIALAFGANIGTCATAFLAATGKPRVALQAAAVHTLFNMAGVAVWIGLIDPLAGVVRAISPASPDLVGLARLAADTPRQIANAHTLFNIANTLLFIGLTGPSARLIRWIVPEKVASGAGVKPRYLDDMLLSTPVLALDRARMELRRMGERAHDMVERALPVVLRGDRAALEALARRDDEIDTLHEAIVTYLGSLSKKRLLQPETEALYDYMTAANNLEGIGDLVETNIVAAGRKRIDAGVRVSDSTEAVLAVLHGRVCETLARSLEALDTSDPNLARQVLEASKEINRLVDGIEQHLVGRLTADASDRMTHYRIETDITQYLKSVYYFSRRIASAMVEENGAGAPSP
- the can gene encoding carbonate dehydratase produces the protein MRTLKPLFDNNRNWAKTIRENDPEFFDKLSRQQSPQHLWIGCADSRVPANQIVDLLPGELFVHRNIANMVIHTDLNCLSVMQYAVDVLKVKHIIVCGHYGCGGVRAAMDNRRLGLIDNWLRHIQDVVYKHERLLADIPDDSARFDRLCELNVIEQMLNVCQTTVVQEAWERQQPLSIHGWIYRLTDGLLRDLSVCATNQDEVVPVYREAIAKGPAAA
- a CDS encoding sterol desaturase family protein, whose translation is MEMLVDYFTHMPTTHRTLFLVGGLTLFWLIESAIPLFAFRYDKWRHAGVNIFFTLTTVVVNFSMAFLLVMASDWVVAHEFGIIQWITMPLWLFALVGLLLLDLIGAWLVHYVEHRVKWMWRFHLVHHTDQHVDTTTANRHHPGESVFRFGFTTLAVFIVGAPMWMVFLYQTMSVVLTQFNHANVRMPAWLDDALVTVFCTPDMHRVHHHYRMPYTDANFGNIFSFWDRLFGTFMKADNQRLVYGVDTHMAEPEAGGVGTMLKIPFLPYRPRKEYEEEERLG
- a CDS encoding alpha/beta hydrolase, whose amino-acid sequence is MPDSSLPRVLVYYAVESRAHLRGIQNLLAGLRNAGISSVQGITDPEIDAASVRPEDIDWLLIVWSPTVSARLASDLALKDAVELVRHAFLVIDPPKRFPLPPLFERALHMLLGDASDILWLADRLMGVSDYESALPPPAPSRGGETGAALGPPPDIEKEEIKKMGEPPAGSGADGPHVPDQGIIYPVWYGTNRKPAEGGNDSGGGFSGERYYKTLYGRVDVRIPEAHRFGEIGTSFWKRLLRFDLRDDRLRVQKIVDLEHDACFQEIHAALQAAFDAGNQPHALLFIHGFNVTFEEAAIRSAQIGYDLKVPGPTAFFSWPSKGDVHRYKADEASIEASEQAITEFLVDFAAQCQGAKIHLIAHSMGNRGLLRSLQRIAGNAEIRGKVWFDQIFLAAPDVDRDLFLQMAHLYPQHAGRTTLYASNGDLPVFLSGKLHEAPRAGYFRPYTIAPGIDTIAVPDFDVDLLGHSYYAQAEALLYDIQALMRHNPNPPDRPRMHDALDEGKVFWKLGL
- a CDS encoding RidA family protein, coding for MKSRRSFMKRAGAWMSALGVGTVAVSAGPADERPRAGEVITHDDIPLFSSTKAFGNLLFVSGIGAHFEGDIKAHTDHVLTEMKKRLEDGGSSMEKVLKVNVYLHDLSDYTAMNEVFRGRFGENPPVRTTVACYGGIPGDSLVEIDCIAALD